The sequence below is a genomic window from Rhizobium gallicum bv. gallicum R602sp.
CCATCCGCACCAGCGAGGAAGGAAACGGCAGCGGCGATGTCTTCCGGGCTACCGAGGCGTTCGAGCGGGTTCATCTTCGCCATGCGGGCGACGAGTTCGTCTGACTTGCCATTGAGGAAGAGATCGGTAGCGGTCGGACCGGGAGCGACCGCGTTGACCGTGATGTTCCGTCCGCGCATTTCCTTCGACATGATCGCCGTCAACATTTCCACCGCCGCCTTGGTGGCGGCATAGACGCCGTAGGTTTCGAGCTTCACGCCGACGACACTGGTCGAGAGGTTGATGATCCGGCCGCCGTTGCGCAGGCGCTTACCGGCTTCCCGAAGCGTGTTGAACGTACCCTTCAGGTTGACGCTGACCTGGCGGTCGAAGTTGGCATCGTCGGCATCGGCGATTGAAGACAGCATCATGATGCCGGCATTGTTGACGAGAACGTCGATACCGCCGAAGGCTGCTTGCGCACCATCGAACATCTGGCGCACCGCTTCGGGGTCGCTGACATCGGCCTTAGCCGTCAGCGCCCTGCCGCCGGCCTGCTCGATTTTCTGGGCCAGTTCTTCGGCGGGAGCGGCATTGCCGGAATAGTTGATGACGACGGTAAAGCCATCCTTGGCAAGACGTTGGGCAATGGCGGCACCGATACTGCGGGATGCACCCGTGACAAGCGCGACCTTGCTGTCATTGCTGGCCATTTTCCTTCTCCTTCAGTTCCTTGCGCCGCAGCGCGTTTCGATGAGGAGAAGATGATACTTTCCATCGTGCGGATAATCATGCATTCTTCGGCATCACTATCCGACGAATGCGAACAAATACCATGGACCGATTTGATGCCATGCGGGTCTTTTGCCGCATCGTGGAACTCCGCAGCTTCACGCTCGCGGCCGAGGATACGGGCCTGCCCCGCTCGACGGTGACCGATGCCGTCAAGCAGTTGGAAGCGCGCCTGGGCGTGCAGCTGCTCCAGCGCACCACCCGCCATGTCAGCCCGACGCTCGACGGCGAGGCCTATTACCAGCGCTGCCTTTCGATCCTCGCCGACATCGAGGAGGCCGAAGGCGCCTTTGTCGGCGCCAAACCGAAGGGCATGTTGCGGGTCGATGTGCACGGCACGCTTGCCAGGCATTTCGTGCTGCCGAGCCTGCCATCCTTCCTGGAGACCTATCCGGATATCGAATTTTACATGAGCGAAGGCGATCGTCTGGTCGATCTCGTCCGTGAAGGCATCGATTGCGTGTTGCGCGTGGGCGTGCCGCAAGATAGCGACATGATCGCCCGCCGCGTGGCCACGCTGGAAGAGATCACCCTCGCCTCACCCGCCTATCTCGAACTCCACGGCATACCGGAACATCCCGACAAGCTCGACGGCCACCGCATGGTCGGGTTCCGGTCCAGCGCCACCGGCGGGCTGCTGCCGCTCGAATTCATCGTCGACGGAAAGGTCCGCACCATGTCGATCCCAGCCATCGTCTCGGTCAATGCAGCCGAAAGCCTCCATTCGGCGGCACGCTACGGACTGGGCATCATCCAAGTGCCGCGCTACCATGCCGAACGCTACATCGCCTCCGGCGAGCTCGTTCAGATCCTGAAAGGCTTCCCGCCGACCGAGACGCCGGTCTCGCTCCTTTATCCGCGCAATCGTCAACTTTCGCCGCGCGTTCGCGTCTTCATAGACTGGCTGGTGAAGCTCTTTGGGCAGCAGCGGGCAAGTTTCGGGTAGTCGCATCTGACGCGCGATGATATCGGCCGGAATCAAACGACGGGAACTTGAATGACGAACACAGGTGCCATTGGAAACGCTCCCTTGACCGGTCGTGACCTTCGAGGCTTCTTCGAGCGCGATGCGATCGCCGTCGCACGCGATCTCGTCGGCTGCCACCTGCTCGTCAACGATGCGGGCGGGCGCATCACCGAGACGGAGGCCTATTTCCCGCACGACGAGGCCTCGCACAGTTTCCGCGGACCGACCAGGCGCAACGGAGCGATGTTCGGCCCGCCGGGCAATGTCTATATCTACCGCATCTACGGCATGTACTGGTGCCTGAACTTCGTCTGCACGCCGGGCTCGGCCGTCCTCATCCGCGCGCTGGAACCGCAAAACGGTATCGCCGGGATGATCGAGCGCCGCGGCACCGATGTGCTCACCCGTCTCTGCAGCGGTCCCGGCAAGCTCTGCCAGGCGCTCGATATCGATATCGCGGTCAACAACCGCCTGCTCGACCGCCCGCCTTTTGCAATCTTTCCCTCGGCGCCGGTTCCGATCGCCTCGGGCACGCGCATCGGCATAACGAAGAATGCCGAAGTTCCATGGCGCTTCGGCATTCAGGGCTCGCGATATCTGAGCAAGCCGTTCCGCTGATCACTCCATGACGGCGCTGTGATCCGTTGATGCGGGCGCCGCCTTGGGTTTGCGCAAGATGAGCGCCAGAGGCATCACCCCAAGCGACATCAGCATCAGGAGCTTGAAGTCGTCCATGTAAGCGATGATCGTCGATTGCAGCGTAATGAGCTCGTTGAGCGAAGCCCGGCCCGCCGCGGTGAGCGGGCTGAGCGACTGCGCGGCGGCTGTATCAAAGGCGCGGTTGAACGGCGTGACATAGGCCGCGATCGAAGCGTGATTGCTCTGCGTATTCTCGACGATCAGTGCCGAGACGATCGAAATGCCGACGCTCGAGCCGATGTTGCGGGAAAGATTGTAGAGGCCCGTGCCCTCGCTGCGCATATGCGCCGGCAGCGTCGAGAAGGCGATCGTCGTCAGCGGCACGAACAAGAAGCCGAGACCGGCACCCTGGATGAAACCGACCGAGACGATCGTCCACTGCGAGACGTCCGGCGTCCAACCCGTCATGTCGTACATTGCCCAGGCCGTAAGGCCGAGGCCAAACACGAGGAGCCAGCGGGTATCGACCTTGCCGATCAATCGCCCGACGATGAACATGCAAAGCATGGTACCGATGCCACGTGGCCCCATGACGATGCCGGCCGTGATGACCGGATAGCCCATCAGCGTCTGCAGATAAGGCGTCATCAGCGCCAGCGAGGCGAGATAGGTGACGCCGACCACGAAGATGAAAACCATGCTGATCGCGAAATTCTGGTCGAGAAACAATCGTGGATTCACGAAGGACTTTTCGGCCGTCAGCGTATGAACCAGCAGCAGATAGAAGGCTGCCGCGCAGACGATCGCTTCGACCATGATCTCGCCGGACGAGAACCAGTCGAGCTGTTCACCGCGGTCTAGGAACAGCTGCAGCGCGGCGATGAAGAGGCTCATCATGCCAAACCCGAACCAGTCGAGCTTCGCAAGCGCATCGCGCTTCGTTTCGCTGACGAAGATGACGATGCCCGCAAAGGCGAGCGCACCGATCGGCACGTTGATATAGAACACCCAGCGCCAGCTGATGTTGTCGGTGAGCCAACCGCCGATGACCGGCCCCAGCACCGGCCCGACCATGACCGAGACGCCGAATAAGGCCATGGCCGAGCCGCGCTCCTCGACCGTATAGATGTCGAGGAGGATGCCCTGGGAGAGCGGTACGAGAGCAGCCCCGAAGAGGCCCTGGAGAAGGCGGAAGGCGACGATCTGCGGCAATGATTGCGCTACGCCGCAAAGCACCGATGCCACGACGAAGCCCGCAATTGCCGTCAGGAGCACGTTCTTGCGGCCGAACTTGGCGGCGAGGAAGCCCGACGGCGGCGTCATGATGGCAGCCGCGACGATATAGGAAGTCAGGACCCAGTTGATCTGGTCGGCCGAGGCCGAAACGCTGCCCTGGATATAGGGCAGCGCGACGTTGGCGATGGTGGTGTCCAGCGCCTGCATGATGACGGCGAGAATGACGCAGGCCGTGATCGCACCGCGATTGGCAACCGGGCCGGCGGGAGATGTTGCAGCGTTACTCATGGCCCTTGCCGGCTTCGCGGCCCAACAGCATGTTGACGAAATCCGGCAGGCCGCGGGCATGGCCGGTATCGACATCGACGATCGTGCTCATGCCGACGCGAAGCGGCGGCTTGCCGTCGTCATCGTCGATGCTGACACGCATCGGAATACGCTGCACGACCTTCACCCAGTTGCCAGTGGTGTTTTGCGCCGGAAGCAGCGAGAAGCTGGAGCCGGATGCCGGACTGATGCTTTCGACCTTGCCCTTCCATTCGACGCCCGGATAGGTGTCGACAAAGATGCTCGCCTCTTGGCCCGGCTTCACGTAGGTAAGCTCGGTTTCCTTCGGGCTTGCAGCGATCCAAAGCCGGCTGGTCGCAACCAGCGAGAAGGCCTGTTGCGAGGCCTGCAGGTAGGAGCCGACCTGCAGCGCGTTGACATTGGTTACGACACCGTCGAACGGCGCCTTGACGACGCTATGGTCGAGTTCGCGCTGGGCATTGTCGACATTTGATTTTGCCTGCAGGTAGAGCGGGTTCTGCTCGACCGGCTGGCTTGCATCGTCGCCGAGCGCTGCAAGCGTTGTTGCAGCCTGCGCCCTGGCGACGGCAACCTTTTGAAGCGCGGCATCGAGATCGTGCTTGGCTTCATCATAGGCGGCACGTGTCGCGGCCGAACTGTTGACGAGGCTCTGCTGACGATCGAACTGCGCCTGGAAATACGAAATGTCGGCCTGCGCCTGCGTGATTTCCGCAAGCGACTGCCGGTAGCTGGCCTTCAGGTTTTCGATCTGGTTGCGCTGGACGCCAAGCTGCGCCTTTGCGCCGTCGAGCGCGATCCTGAAGCTGTCGGATTTCAGGCTAAAGAGCACCTGCCCGGCCTTCACCCTTTCGTTCTCGTGAACGTTGATCTGGTCGACGATGCCGGAAACATCCGTCGTCAGGCCGACCATATCCGCCTGGATATAGGCATTGTCGGTCGACATGACCTGCCCGCCATTCACGTAGAAATAACCGCCGGCAACAAGGGCAATTGGCAGCAGCGCAAACAGCACGGGGCGGGTGAGGCTGCGCCGACGGCGGACCTTGATGCCGTCGGGCGCAGCCACTGCGGTGGCCGGCGCTGAATTGGATGAAGGCGCTTCGGCTACCGTTTCCTGGATTTCGGAGACTTCCTTGTCTTCGGTGGGATCGTTGTCTTCGGTCGCATTCTTGGCGTTGGCGTCAACGACGCGGAGGGAGGATTTTTCAACCATGGTTCTGCTCATTCCCGGCGGCCGGTGTGCGGCACGCCTGCACTAGATTTGTTTTCATCAACGATAGGGTTGAAAGAGCTGTTCGCGCGCTTCGGCGCAGACGCTGTCGAGGGCTTCGCGGCGCGTGGCTTCTCCGATCACCCGCATTTGTGCAAGCAGCGGCAATGCCTCGTCACGCATGTATAAAA
It includes:
- a CDS encoding SDR family oxidoreductase; this encodes MASNDSKVALVTGASRSIGAAIAQRLAKDGFTVVINYSGNAAPAEELAQKIEQAGGRALTAKADVSDPEAVRQMFDGAQAAFGGIDVLVNNAGIMMLSSIADADDANFDRQVSVNLKGTFNTLREAGKRLRNGGRIINLSTSVVGVKLETYGVYAATKAAVEMLTAIMSKEMRGRNITVNAVAPGPTATDLFLNGKSDELVARMAKMNPLERLGSPEDIAAAVSFLAGADGSWINGQVLRANGGMV
- a CDS encoding DHA2 family efflux MFS transporter permease subunit, whose protein sequence is MSNAATSPAGPVANRGAITACVILAVIMQALDTTIANVALPYIQGSVSASADQINWVLTSYIVAAAIMTPPSGFLAAKFGRKNVLLTAIAGFVVASVLCGVAQSLPQIVAFRLLQGLFGAALVPLSQGILLDIYTVEERGSAMALFGVSVMVGPVLGPVIGGWLTDNISWRWVFYINVPIGALAFAGIVIFVSETKRDALAKLDWFGFGMMSLFIAALQLFLDRGEQLDWFSSGEIMVEAIVCAAAFYLLLVHTLTAEKSFVNPRLFLDQNFAISMVFIFVVGVTYLASLALMTPYLQTLMGYPVITAGIVMGPRGIGTMLCMFIVGRLIGKVDTRWLLVFGLGLTAWAMYDMTGWTPDVSQWTIVSVGFIQGAGLGFLFVPLTTIAFSTLPAHMRSEGTGLYNLSRNIGSSVGISIVSALIVENTQSNHASIAAYVTPFNRAFDTAAAQSLSPLTAAGRASLNELITLQSTIIAYMDDFKLLMLMSLGVMPLALILRKPKAAPASTDHSAVME
- a CDS encoding DNA-3-methyladenine glycosylase; its protein translation is MTNTGAIGNAPLTGRDLRGFFERDAIAVARDLVGCHLLVNDAGGRITETEAYFPHDEASHSFRGPTRRNGAMFGPPGNVYIYRIYGMYWCLNFVCTPGSAVLIRALEPQNGIAGMIERRGTDVLTRLCSGPGKLCQALDIDIAVNNRLLDRPPFAIFPSAPVPIASGTRIGITKNAEVPWRFGIQGSRYLSKPFR
- a CDS encoding HlyD family secretion protein, producing the protein MVEKSSLRVVDANAKNATEDNDPTEDKEVSEIQETVAEAPSSNSAPATAVAAPDGIKVRRRRSLTRPVLFALLPIALVAGGYFYVNGGQVMSTDNAYIQADMVGLTTDVSGIVDQINVHENERVKAGQVLFSLKSDSFRIALDGAKAQLGVQRNQIENLKASYRQSLAEITQAQADISYFQAQFDRQQSLVNSSAATRAAYDEAKHDLDAALQKVAVARAQAATTLAALGDDASQPVEQNPLYLQAKSNVDNAQRELDHSVVKAPFDGVVTNVNALQVGSYLQASQQAFSLVATSRLWIAASPKETELTYVKPGQEASIFVDTYPGVEWKGKVESISPASGSSFSLLPAQNTTGNWVKVVQRIPMRVSIDDDDGKPPLRVGMSTIVDVDTGHARGLPDFVNMLLGREAGKGHE
- a CDS encoding LysR family transcriptional regulator, with the translated sequence MDRFDAMRVFCRIVELRSFTLAAEDTGLPRSTVTDAVKQLEARLGVQLLQRTTRHVSPTLDGEAYYQRCLSILADIEEAEGAFVGAKPKGMLRVDVHGTLARHFVLPSLPSFLETYPDIEFYMSEGDRLVDLVREGIDCVLRVGVPQDSDMIARRVATLEEITLASPAYLELHGIPEHPDKLDGHRMVGFRSSATGGLLPLEFIVDGKVRTMSIPAIVSVNAAESLHSAARYGLGIIQVPRYHAERYIASGELVQILKGFPPTETPVSLLYPRNRQLSPRVRVFIDWLVKLFGQQRASFG